In Carassius auratus strain Wakin chromosome 49, ASM336829v1, whole genome shotgun sequence, one DNA window encodes the following:
- the LOC113066155 gene encoding tumor necrosis factor ligand superfamily member 10-like, which translates to MVSMSSSHTMQYIGLLLLAAILLQTIAVAVTFIYFSNVLSTMKETFSKSSVSCLMRANLRTIKGQELNADEGKDDPCWQVTQQLHFLIEKSMSSRYQKEISSAVKDEVSRVLPSLVIQDQDDSPRPKIAAHVTGSYIPEKDGGGQPNRKVYGQKIQSWESEKGLAFLQNVELSDGELVVPQAGLYYIYSQTYFRHTLIEEDESDRREVDGTSGDSVRGKPMLQFVYKKVSSYPVPILLMKNARTTCWSRDAEYGLYSIYQAGLFQLGGGDRVFVTVSNLSTIDMDEKSSFFGAFLVS; encoded by the exons ATGGTCAGCATGTCAAGCTCACACACCATGCAGTATATCGGACTCCTGCTGCTGGCTGCAATTCTCCTGCAAACAATAGCCGTGGCTGTGACTTTCATATACTTCAGCAACGTCTTATCGACG atgaaagaaACCTTCTCCAAGAGCAGCGTGTCGTGTCTGATGCGCGCTAACCTCAGAACGATAAAGGGGCAGGAACTGAACGCGGATGAGGGGAAAGACGACCCCTGCTGGCAGGTCACGCAACAGCTCCACTTTCTGATTGAAAAG tcaaTGTCCAGTCGTTACCAGAAAGAAATTTCGTCTGCCGTCAAAG ATGAAGTCTCGCGTGTGCTTCCCTCATTGGTGATCCAAGATCAAGATGATTCCCCTCGGCCTAAAATCGCAGCACATGTGACAGGGAGCTATATACCAGAAAAAGATGGAGGAG GTCAACCGAACAGGAAGGTGTACGGCCAGAAGATTCAGTCGTGGGAGTCCGAAAAGGGTCTGGCTTTCCTCCAGAACGTGGAGTTAAGCGATGGAGAATTGGTGGTGCCGCAAGCCGGGCTTTATTACATCTACTCCCAAACTTATTTCCGACACACGCTCATCGAGGAGGATGAAAGCGACCGCAGGGAAGTGGACGGGACGTCAGGCGATTCGGTTCGGGGGAAACCGatgttgcagtttgtttataAAAAAGTAAGCTCGTATCCGGTGCCAATTTTGCTAATGAAAAACGCTCGGACGACCTGCTGGTCACGTGACGCAGAATACGGACTGTATTCCATCTACCAAGCGGGGCTTTTTCAGCTTGGAGGAGGCGACAGGGTGTTTGTGACGGTCAGCAACCTGAGCACCATCGACATGGACGAGAAGTCAAGCTT